The nucleotide sequence CCACCAACCTTAACACTCCGTTCGATCCCAGCGATTGAACTCATGGTTTCCATTCAGTTCTAACAGCATCTGGTCGGCCTTACTGTCGGGGTTGCAATCGATACACGAGACACCGCTAGCGCACTCGTTACCGGTCCTCAACAACTGCTCCACAATATCTTTTTTGACCGCGTACACTTCCACAGATTCGACGACCCATGATTCGGTAGAGGAAAGTCGAGGACTTTGAAACGTTGTGCAGCGTGAGCCATACGAAGTTCCATTCTCCAACCAGCGGTCGATAAACCACCCGAAGTAACCCGGCTGCCCACCCATACCGATACCAATCTTTTCctcgtgtgggtgggtgtcgaACAGGTACATAAAATTAGAATTTGAGGACGAATGAGAATGGTAAATCTCTCCTTCAGTACTAACATTATCAATGCCGTCAGCGTGTGCGCGGAACACGAAGCAGTTCATGTTCCCAAAAAAAGCTTTGTTCTGATTTAATGGCGCAGTAGCGGTGCGCTGCTTTTGGCCCTCACGAACAGCCCGTGTggatgctgcagctgctcttttagcatttttttctcgctgtgTGACAGTTAACCAGTCACTTTCACAGAAGGCGCCAAGTACACGCGGGCTGTCTTTCACTTTAATCACTATTATTGTGGGTCCCCTTGATGTAATGCGTTGTACAAGTCTCTGAAAAGACTTGCCATTCAAATAGCTACTATACAATAGGTACCATTTTGCAACCTCCGAAAACGTGGCACACTTGCAGGACGACGGTAAAGCATCAGCCAAGCGAGCGGCGAGCTTCGCATTGAGAACCAACATATTCTTCTCAGAGTCGTCTACGCCTACGATTTCAGGAGATGGTAACTCAAGCGGCACGCCATAGACCTTCGCGTCCTCTGTTGCGTTGTAATCGACGCATTTATTGCCATCGCTACCTGGCCATTGAGTGTTAAATGAATGACCCATTGGCGCAAGATCTGTATGAATGAAAAGACAGATATCGTTTGTTGGGGGAGGAGAATAAGAACGAGAAAAGACGAGCACGCTATGAAACTCCATCGTCTGTATTGTCTGAGTCAATTCTTCTTCTACGTCGACTGCACTTTTACTTTGCGTCATGGTGCTTTAAGCGAGAGATACCCGAACTCGGCTATCTCCGGCAAACAGATTAGATCATTTTGTTTAGAGCTTGCTAATGTACATTTCTTCGActcatctttttttctttcatgtCGGGATCGACAAAGAAACGACTATGAGCTTCACAGATGTCACAtgctgtcgtcgtcaccaGAGgcaagaaaacaaaaggagCTCAGCTTGATCTGCGGTGTGCAGGTATTATTCGCCTTGCAACCCTCAAGGACGTTGAGGGGAAGGTGAAAGccaggaaggaaaaaagagcagcagtgcgtgcTGAATCGGGGGCCAGGCGTTTCGAACGCGAagcccccccctttttttttctctgcacTCAAGTCCCATTTCAATAGGAGTCTTTGTTGCACTTtgcgccctccctccccgaaTCCTTCCGGGCTGAGAAGCTTACTCCAGTgagtggagaagggaggcTCTGATCAGAGGATTTCATTTGGAGGTAATTCAAGAAGCGAATGAGCAGGAAGTGCTGCCAAACTCTTTCACATGTTTTGGACACCCTGGCTAAAGCTTTCTAAAACCCTCTCGGGGAGGCTACACCTTTTACGCACTGGAGAGTCAAACTTTCGCAACTTATAAGCTGACGCGTTCTCTGTCCTCTACAGCGTGTGTGAAGCCTCATCTTCTCGCAAAGCACTACGTGAATTTCCCTTGCTCCTCCCGGCTTTTGAGCTCCTCTGACCACCTTCTGTGCTCGAACAGAGACTACTCCATATTGGAAATACTTTTTCAGTAGGGGGACTCGCGCACGCAAACCGAACTGCCACTGCATCGACATAAActtcgcctctttctcctctccctcatctctGGATATTAGTTATGGTGTCTTCGCAATCATCCATCCAAGAATGCTTATCCTCAATTTTCTACTTTGCCTGACATACTGATCAAAGGGGACAAGTtctgctgtttttcttttgaaAAGCCCGATTTCCTTTCCCAAAGCGCAACAACGtaaaga is from Leishmania panamensis strain MHOM/PA/94/PSC-1 chromosome 35 sequence and encodes:
- a CDS encoding hypothetical protein (TriTrypDB/GeneDB-style sysID: LpmP.35.2030), whose product is MTQSKSAVDVEEELTQTIQTMEFHSVLVFSRSYSPPPTNDICLFIHTDLAPMGHSFNTQWPGSDGNKCVDYNATEDAKVYGVPLELPSPEIVGVDDSEKNMLVLNAKLAARLADALPSSCKCATFSEVAKWYLLYSSYLNGKSFQRLVQRITSRGPTIIVIKVKDSPRVLGAFCESDWLTVTQREKNAKRAAAASTRAVREGQKQRTATAPLNQNKAFFGNMNCFVFRAHADGIDNVSTEGEIYHSHSSSNSNFMYLFDTHPHEEKIGIGMGGQPGYFGWFIDRWLENGTSYGSRCTTFQSPRLSSTESWVVESVEVYAVKKDIVEQLLRTGNECASGVSCIDCNPDSKADQMLLELNGNHEFNRWDRTEC